Proteins from a genomic interval of Miscanthus floridulus cultivar M001 unplaced genomic scaffold, ASM1932011v1 fs_825_2, whole genome shotgun sequence:
- the LOC136533250 gene encoding probable E3 ubiquitin-protein ligase LUL2 — MGNLGSRSGASRPPPPPPPPPPGLQAHLQGVRPTYYHRYPGWPPGAAMPPPLGVPAQVERHRAVAVHAGVNINGDSLRLEHDDDDRGLLLAFSFDADAPGCITVYYFAQEDEELILKATKENLLKPVTADFNKGHNQEFKQPYGTGIDVSQFEESELTKIGEGGVFPVAFKVDVAVPNNQELEAEGAHEHEASNCLVKFAVLVRKDNAEYGVRIMQQILWVNGTRYVLQEIYGIGNTADGNNHEDESGKECVICLSEPRDTTVLPCRHMCLCRECAQLLRLQSNKCPICRQPIGGLLEIEVDTKSINQNQLSSEDTMKRVSV; from the exons ATGGGCAACCTCGGGAGCAGAAGCGGCGCTTCtcgtccaccgccaccgccaccgccaccgccgcctggTCTCCAGGCCCATCTACAAGGGGTGCGCCCCACGTACTACCACCGCTACCCCGGATGGCCCCCGGGCGCCGCTATGCCGCCGCCTCTGGGGGTGCCAGCGCAGGTGGAGCGGCACAGGGCCGTAGCGGTGCACGCCGGCGTCAACATCAATGGGGACTCCCTGCGGCTAGAACACGATGATGACGACCGTGGCCTCCTCCTCGCCTTCTCCTTCGACGCAGACGCCCCTGGATG CATAACTGTTTACTACtttgcacaagaagatgaagagCTTATCTTGAAGGCTACAAAGGAAAACTTACTCAAACCTGTGACAGCAGATTTCAACAAAGGTCATAATCAGGAGTTCAAGCAACCATATGGAACCGGAATCGATGTCTCTCAGTTTGAGGAATCTGAGCTGACAAAGATTGGTGAAGGTGGTGTCTTCCCTGTTGCATTCAAAGTGGACGTGGCTGTGCCAAACAACCAAGAATTAGAAGCGGAAGGGGCACATGAGCATGAGGCATCAAATTGCCTGGTTAAATTTGCTGTGCTTGTGAGGAAAGACAATGCTGAATATGGTGTTCGTATTATGCAGCAGATCTTGTGGGTCAATGGTACTAGATATGTTTTGCAGGAGATATATGGTATTGGCAACACAGCTGATGGGAACAATCATGAGGATGAATCTGGGAAAGAATGTGTTATTTGCCTCTCAGAACCAAGAGATACAACTGTTCTTCCTTGCAGGCATATG TGTCTCTGCCGGGAGTGTGCTCAACTTCTAAGACTGCAGAGCAACAAATGTCCCATATGCAGGCAACCTATTGGGGGCCTTCTTGAGATCGAGGTTGATACAAAATCTATTAATCAAAATCAGCTCAGTAGTGAAGATACCATGAAGAGAGTCTCCGTTTAA